The proteins below are encoded in one region of Rouxiella sp. S1S-2:
- a CDS encoding MFS transporter yields the protein MNNHLEKRVMRKVTLRIVPFIMLLYFIAFIDRVNIGFAALTMNKDLGFSPTVFGLGAGIFFIGYFLFEVPSNLILHKVGARIWIARVMITWGLVSGCMAFVQGTTSFYVLRFLLGVAEAGFFPGIILYLSYWFPATRRAQVTAIFMAAAPLSTVLGSPLSGALLEMHGMMGYAGWQWMFFIEAIPALILGVVVLFYLTDRPEKARWLDDEEREWLQNTMHAEQVNRSGVKHQSAWRGLADKRVLALALVYFGTSAGLYTLGIWSPQIIHTLGVSSLEIGFLNAVPAVFGVIAMVLWARHSDRAGERNWHVISACILAAVGLFFAGNASTMLTVILALTLVNIGISASKPPLWSMPTLFLSGPAAAAGIAAINSIGNLGGFVGPMMIGIIKEYTGSFTYGLYFVGGLLLISAIVVLILAARTKTQSDITLPHPKSH from the coding sequence ATGAATAATCACTTAGAAAAAAGGGTGATGCGTAAAGTCACATTACGTATCGTGCCCTTTATCATGCTCCTGTATTTCATTGCTTTTATAGATAGGGTCAATATCGGCTTCGCCGCACTGACCATGAATAAAGACCTCGGATTTTCACCTACTGTATTCGGCTTAGGCGCAGGAATATTTTTTATAGGTTATTTTCTTTTTGAAGTTCCCTCCAATCTTATTCTGCACAAAGTCGGTGCCAGGATATGGATTGCCCGCGTCATGATCACTTGGGGGCTTGTCTCCGGCTGTATGGCATTCGTTCAGGGGACCACTAGTTTCTATGTGCTGAGATTTTTGCTTGGTGTCGCAGAAGCAGGATTCTTCCCGGGCATCATCCTTTATCTGAGCTATTGGTTTCCTGCAACCCGTCGTGCTCAGGTTACTGCCATATTTATGGCTGCCGCCCCCCTTTCAACGGTTCTCGGATCGCCATTGTCCGGGGCACTGCTGGAAATGCACGGCATGATGGGCTATGCAGGTTGGCAATGGATGTTCTTTATTGAAGCAATTCCGGCGCTAATATTAGGTGTCGTCGTTCTTTTCTACCTAACCGATCGGCCAGAAAAGGCTCGGTGGCTTGACGATGAAGAGCGTGAATGGCTGCAAAACACCATGCATGCAGAGCAAGTTAATAGGTCTGGCGTCAAACATCAAAGTGCATGGCGTGGCTTGGCCGATAAGCGTGTACTTGCCCTCGCGCTGGTTTATTTCGGTACCTCTGCGGGTTTATATACGTTGGGTATCTGGTCACCACAAATCATCCATACCTTAGGCGTTTCCTCTCTGGAAATCGGCTTTCTTAACGCCGTACCGGCAGTGTTTGGTGTCATTGCAATGGTGCTGTGGGCCCGTCACTCTGACCGCGCCGGTGAAAGGAACTGGCACGTCATCAGTGCCTGCATTCTGGCCGCCGTTGGGCTGTTCTTCGCGGGAAATGCCAGCACGATGCTAACGGTAATCCTCGCGCTGACCTTAGTTAACATAGGAATTAGCGCATCAAAACCACCTCTTTGGAGCATGCCAACACTGTTTCTAAGCGGTCCTGCGGCCGCCGCAGGTATCGCCGCCATCAACTCCATTGGTAATCTCGGTGGTTTTGTTGGCCCGATGATGATCGGGATTATCAAGGAATATACCGGGTCGTTTACCTATGGGCTTTATTTCGTAGGTGGCCTGCTGCTCATTTCTGCAATCGTCGTCTTAATACTCGCTGCACGGACTAAAACACAAAGCGATATAACCCTTCCTCACCCTAAATCACACTAA
- a CDS encoding LysR family transcriptional regulator, which produces MELNQLRCFIAVAQELHFGRAAQKMDMMPASFGRFIRLLEEELGLRLLNRSTRNVSLTKEGVMFLEEAVKIVSLADQLSKKFKMIGQKIKHPLRIGAMDSAASGLLPKLLNIYRQSHPDADIHLQEDKSINLIPRLKSGWLDAIFVRPPEKYDSAIEFKLITHENCALAVPLNHRLAEKESVSVYDFNDEAMILPERRLRPHSHDLTMTIFRAEGFQPKISQYADEKHTIVNLVSAGLGIAIVPAYLKGQSFPGVKYINLEVAEKVGGLPLSVAWMKGNTDGNLEDLLALLDKNHQLLVKDL; this is translated from the coding sequence ATGGAGTTAAATCAGCTGAGGTGTTTTATTGCTGTTGCGCAGGAGTTACATTTTGGCCGAGCTGCCCAAAAAATGGACATGATGCCTGCTTCTTTTGGCCGTTTTATAAGGCTTCTTGAGGAGGAGTTGGGATTGAGATTGCTGAATCGTTCCACGCGTAATGTCTCTCTGACCAAAGAAGGCGTGATGTTTCTCGAAGAAGCAGTGAAAATAGTTTCATTGGCCGATCAGTTATCGAAAAAATTTAAAATGATTGGCCAAAAAATAAAGCATCCGTTGAGAATTGGTGCAATGGACAGCGCCGCTTCAGGATTGTTGCCGAAACTTTTAAATATATATCGGCAATCACATCCCGATGCAGATATTCATTTGCAGGAAGATAAAAGTATTAATCTTATTCCGCGTCTGAAGTCAGGATGGCTGGATGCGATATTTGTCCGGCCGCCCGAGAAATATGATTCAGCTATCGAATTTAAATTGATTACCCACGAAAATTGCGCGCTTGCTGTCCCTTTAAACCACCGCTTGGCAGAAAAAGAGAGTGTGTCGGTTTATGATTTTAACGATGAAGCAATGATTTTACCCGAACGAAGATTGCGTCCCCACAGCCATGACCTCACGATGACTATTTTCCGAGCCGAGGGTTTTCAGCCAAAAATATCCCAATATGCTGATGAGAAGCACACGATTGTTAATCTGGTCTCTGCTGGACTGGGGATTGCTATCGTTCCTGCTTATTTGAAAGGTCAGAGCTTTCCAGGTGTGAAATACATTAATTTAGAAGTAGCTGAGAAAGTGGGGGGGCTCCCACTTAGCGTGGCTTGGATGAAGGGAAACACTGATGGTAATCTTGAGGATTTACTCGCACTACTCGATAAGAATCATCAACTACTGGTGAAAGATTTATAA
- a CDS encoding pyrroloquinoline quinone-dependent dehydrogenase, which yields MNSSNEGSVRHSPIHKLGMLGFGVLLIIAGAVLASLGFKLVRLHGSPYYLIIGGVWLLSGLLTLLRRSSGIYLYILSFIATLVWALWESGLNGWALVPRLDLPLLFLLFAVLLMPARSSEDKKAYRRYGVALFVFTVAGLGVAVPLAQKPYSVETATTQPGSYFDEVTKPASQDWPTYGGGHGAQRFSALSQITPANVSQLHRVWTYRTGEDHSPNFGNELTPIKVGDTVYGCTIRHKIFAVNAASGKQIWMFDPKTPAEFSPPNSACRGVSYYANPQAQAGKMCAARIIVGTLDAKIVAVDAHTGQLCEDFGNHGFVDLMQGLGNWPAGIVSITAAPTIVRGIVVSGQQVMDGQLRSAPSGVVRGYDAVTGQMRFAWDMEQPEIKTIPAEGKTYSLGTPNMWSTAVGDEKLGLIYLPMANSAGDYYSSTRMPEERKYSSGITALDVTTGKPRWVYQFVKNDVWDYDTPAQPSLVDFPTAKGPVPALIVTTKQGDLWVLDRRTGEPLHKVDDQSVPQGGVEPAERAPTQRRSLYSHTQKPNLTEKMMWGISPIDQLVCRIQYRAANYQGIFTPPSANKPWIEYPGNNGGSDWGSISVDVHNGVIIENYNDLPSYSKLVPRAVDDALGVFWMGDSRYKNPPPGRNRPQAGLPYGQDVNTGWVSNIGVICKQPPFGMIKAIDLGTGKTLWDRPLGTAEKNGPWGLHSMLPIEIGLPNNGGVLTTTSGLAFIGATTDDYLRAIDVKTGNTLWKDSLPAGGQATPMTYEVNGRQFVIIMAGGHHGMMTPEGDYVIAYALPEKS from the coding sequence ATGAATTCATCTAACGAAGGAAGTGTAAGGCATTCACCTATTCATAAATTGGGCATGCTGGGGTTTGGGGTTCTACTGATCATCGCAGGTGCAGTACTCGCGTCACTTGGATTCAAACTGGTTAGGCTGCATGGCAGTCCCTATTATCTGATTATCGGGGGAGTTTGGTTGCTATCCGGACTGCTGACGTTATTGCGGCGGAGTTCAGGCATCTATCTGTATATTTTGAGTTTTATCGCCACTCTCGTATGGGCACTGTGGGAATCAGGGCTCAATGGTTGGGCGTTAGTACCGCGTCTGGATCTGCCATTACTGTTCTTGCTGTTTGCTGTATTACTCATGCCTGCCCGCAGTTCGGAAGATAAAAAAGCCTATCGGCGTTACGGCGTGGCGCTTTTCGTGTTTACCGTCGCCGGCTTGGGTGTTGCCGTGCCGTTGGCGCAAAAGCCTTACTCCGTCGAAACGGCAACCACACAACCTGGCAGCTATTTTGACGAGGTAACTAAACCTGCTTCGCAAGATTGGCCGACCTACGGCGGTGGCCACGGCGCACAGCGTTTCTCAGCACTGTCGCAGATTACGCCAGCAAATGTGAGTCAACTACATCGCGTCTGGACCTACCGTACCGGCGAGGATCACAGTCCTAATTTTGGCAATGAGCTGACGCCTATCAAGGTTGGCGATACAGTTTACGGGTGTACCATTAGACATAAAATTTTCGCCGTTAATGCGGCCAGCGGAAAACAGATTTGGATGTTCGACCCAAAGACCCCTGCAGAATTTTCTCCGCCTAACTCAGCCTGCCGCGGGGTGTCGTATTATGCCAATCCACAGGCGCAGGCAGGTAAAATGTGCGCCGCACGTATTATTGTCGGTACTTTAGACGCCAAAATTGTGGCGGTTGATGCTCATACCGGTCAACTTTGCGAGGACTTCGGCAATCACGGCTTTGTCGATTTAATGCAAGGGTTGGGTAATTGGCCTGCGGGCATCGTCTCGATCACCGCAGCGCCGACTATCGTTCGCGGTATTGTAGTATCCGGTCAGCAGGTCATGGACGGACAGCTTCGTTCTGCACCTTCAGGGGTCGTACGTGGTTACGACGCTGTGACTGGCCAGATGCGCTTTGCCTGGGACATGGAACAGCCGGAGATCAAGACCATTCCTGCCGAAGGCAAAACCTATTCTCTTGGCACACCAAACATGTGGTCGACAGCAGTGGGTGACGAGAAGTTGGGGCTTATCTATTTGCCGATGGCCAACTCGGCTGGTGACTATTACAGCTCCACGCGTATGCCTGAAGAGCGTAAATACAGTTCGGGCATTACCGCTCTGGACGTTACTACAGGAAAGCCGCGCTGGGTTTATCAGTTTGTTAAAAATGATGTGTGGGATTACGACACGCCGGCCCAGCCGAGCCTGGTCGACTTCCCTACTGCTAAAGGTCCAGTACCCGCGCTGATTGTCACCACCAAGCAGGGCGACCTGTGGGTGCTTGACCGTCGTACCGGCGAGCCACTGCATAAGGTTGACGACCAATCGGTACCACAGGGCGGCGTTGAGCCCGCAGAGCGCGCGCCAACTCAGCGGCGTTCACTGTATAGCCACACGCAGAAACCGAATTTGACCGAAAAAATGATGTGGGGGATATCGCCTATAGACCAATTGGTGTGCCGTATTCAATACCGCGCCGCCAACTATCAGGGCATTTTTACCCCGCCGAGCGCCAATAAACCCTGGATTGAATATCCTGGTAATAACGGTGGTTCTGACTGGGGCAGCATCTCAGTTGACGTACATAACGGTGTAATTATAGAGAACTATAACGACTTACCTAGCTACTCTAAGCTGGTACCACGCGCTGTAGATGACGCTCTCGGCGTATTCTGGATGGGTGATTCGCGCTATAAAAATCCTCCTCCAGGCCGTAACCGCCCGCAAGCAGGCTTGCCATATGGGCAGGACGTCAATACCGGTTGGGTCTCCAACATCGGCGTTATCTGCAAACAGCCGCCCTTCGGAATGATTAAGGCTATCGATCTCGGCACGGGCAAAACACTGTGGGATCGTCCTCTAGGTACGGCGGAGAAAAATGGACCATGGGGCCTGCATTCCATGCTACCGATTGAAATTGGTCTGCCGAACAATGGTGGTGTGTTGACCACCACCAGTGGACTGGCTTTCATTGGCGCAACAACCGATGATTATCTGCGTGCAATTGATGTGAAAACCGGTAATACATTGTGGAAGGACTCACTGCCAGCAGGCGGACAGGCGACACCGATGACATACGAGGTGAACGGACGCCAGTTTGTGATTATCATGGCGGGCGGTCATCACGGTATGATGACCCCGGAAGGCGACTATGTCATTGCCTATGCCCTGCCCGAGAAATCTTAA